The following nucleotide sequence is from uncultured Draconibacterium sp..
CCGGAAATTACATATACCATTTCGGATGGCGATGGCGGAACTGATAGTGCAGTAATATTTATCACTATTGATGCAGAAAATGATAGCCCGGTTGTGATGAACGAGCAATTTGAAATTTGCAACAATATGCAACTGTCGGGCAACATTCTTTCGAATGGCGATTACGATCCTGAAATGTTTGAACTATCGGTGAATTTATCGCAAGTTTATAACGTGAATAACGGAACATTTACAATTGCCAGCGATGGAGAATTCCTCTATGTTCCTTATGCCGGATTCGTTGGTTCTGAACAGATAATAATCGAAGTGTGCGACAACATGAGCAGCTGTGCAAACGACACGCTAACCATTATTGTACACGAAAGTTTCAGTTTAAATGCCGGTGGAAATCTGGCCAGCTGCGGCGAGTCGGATATAACAATCACCACTTCGCAGGTATCAGAAGATGCCATTCTGAACTGGATATCACTTGGCGATGGAGAATTTGATAATACATCTATACTTCACCCAAGTTATTCTCCGGGTGTTGAAGACCTGGCCAATGGCAGTGTACAACTTATTTTAAGCGGTACCGGAAACCAGGTTTGCGGAGAAATGGCCGATACCATCACCATTAGTTTTATGGAAGTTGTTGATGTATTTGCCGGCAACGATACCAGCATTTGCGCTACTACTCCACTTGTATTAACCGGCGCTGTTGCCAATAACAACATCAGTGTAAACTGGACAACACTCGGCGACGGTACATTTGATGATGCAACACTACTCCACGCTACTTACATTCCGGGAACAACGGATATAGAAACGGGTGTGGCAGAACTTATTGTTGCGGCGCAAACCGGCGAAGGCTGTGGTAAAAACATCGATACTTTGCTGGTTTCAATTGAACCGGGAGCGGTAATTTATGCTGGAGAAGATATTAATGCCTGCCAAAATGCCGAGGTGATGATTGAAAATGCAAGCGCTGAAAATAGCAGTAGCCTGCAGTGGATTACTGATGGAGAAGGAACAATACTGGGTGAAAATACTTTAACTCCAACTTACGTTCCTGCTGCAAATGAAAACACTGTTGTTAATCTGATCTTAACAGCCCAGGGCATCAACTCATGCAGCGAAGTTGTGGTTTCCGATACCGTTTCGATTTATTACAACCAGAATATTTCGGTTGAAATAATTGCTGACGAAACGATTGAATATGGTACATCCACAATCTTAAGTGCAGAAGTTACTCCGGCCGATGGTCAATACGAATATGCATGGCAGCCTGCCGATCTGGTCGACATCAGCAATGCCGCCGATGTTGAAACAGCACCACTTCAATCTAACACTGAGTTTTCTGTAACAGTATATGATTTGGTAAATGGTTGCTCGGCATCCGATAGCATTACCATTTTGGTTGATGAGTCGGTGAGTGATTTGATAAACATCAGAAATGGAATTACTCCTAACGGAGATGGAAATAACGACATCTGGTACATTGAAGGAATAAGTGCATTCCCAGACAATGAAGTTATTATATACAACCGATGGGGAGATGAAATAATTCGTTTCAGAAATTACGACAACGACTTTAATTACTGGGATGGTTTGAACAAAGATGGAGATCCTGTTCCGGACGGAACCTACTACTACCTGATTAAGTTAGGAGGAGGAAAAGATTACACCGGTTGGGTTCAGGTACGAACAGATCGATAAATAAACAATGGATATAAGAGTTTACAAATCAAGTTTGCACATGTATATTAAAAGCATCATAATGAAAAGAATAATCATATTCAACATATTTTTACTGATAAGTGTAGTTGCATTTTCACAGCAAGATCCATTGTTTAGCCAGTACACCTTTAATAAATTACTGGTAAATCCGGGTTATGCCGGAAGCCGCGACGGGCTGAATATTACGTTGGTTAACAGGGCACAATGGGTAAGTATCGAGGGTGCGCCAAACACCCTCACCCTTAGTGCTCATGCGGCAGGTAAAAATAACAGGGTTGGACTGGGTTTTTACCTTAACCGAGATGTACTGGGACCTACTGTAAACAACAGTTTTATGGGAACTTATTCCTATAAAATACTGATGGACAACAGCTTTTTTGCTTTCGGGCTGCAAGGAGGAGTTAATTATTTCGATTACGACTACTCGCAGATGAACCTTAGAGACGATGATTACTTATTCGATCCTTCGAATATTAAAAAAGTAACACCCGATGTAAACTTTGGTGTTTATTATCAAACTCCAAAGTTTTTTGCCGGGCTAAGCTCAAAACACCTCTTAGAAAATGACTATGGTTTTGTGTTTAAAAATGATAAAACATCTTTTACACGTTTAACCAGGCATTTCTATTTTATGACTGGTGCAGTTTGGGAACTCGCTGAAAACATCAGGTTCCGGCCGTCAACATTAATTAAATTTGCAAGTGGTGCGCCGCTGCAAATTGATATTAACGGAAGTTTTCTGTTTAAAAACTCTTTTTTAATAGGAGCTTCATTCCGAACGGAAAAGGCATTGGCAGTGATGGCCGAGCTGGCACTTACCGAAGCAATTCGTTTAGGCTATTCTTATGATGTTTATTTTAACGAATTACAACTTCATAACTATGGTTCGCACGAAATTAGGCTTGCCTTCGATATCAATATTTTTGAACCACGAATGATTACACCACGTTATTTCTAGATTTTAATCCCGGATTATTATGAAACATTTACGCCATTTCGTACTATTACTGTTGCTCGTTTTTTCCTGCCAATTTTTATTTGCTCAGATAAAAACAGCAAACAGGCTTTATGCTCAATTGAAATACAACAAGGCAATTCCGTTTTACCTGAAAACAGTTAATGGGAAAAAAGATGCCTACAAAAAGGAAGCAACTATAAAACTTGCCGATTGTTATCGCTTAACAAACAACCATAACCTGGCTGTTGAGTGGTATGAAAAAGCAAAAGTTTACATCGATTCTGATTTGGAGGTAGCACTGAACTACGGAATTGTATTGCGCACCATGGGCAGGTATAACGAAGCAAGTAAATATTTTGAGCAATACCTGGCCGGTAATCCTCAAAATATTGAAGCCAAACATTATAAAGATTACTGTTTACAAATTGAAGAGTGGCTGAAATTACCAGAAAGTGCTGTGTATAAAAACGAAAAAATACTTAACTCAAAATATTCCGACTTCTCTCCTATTCCCTACAAAAATGGGTTGGTTATCGTATCAGATCGCATGGTTGACCAGCTGGACAACCACAATTATTCGTGGACAGGCAATGGTTATCTCGATCTTTATTTTTCGTGGCACAACGACGAAGGAAACTTAACGACGCCGGTAATATTATCGAAAACCTTTAACCAAAGCTTCCACGATGGTCCGGTGTGTTTTTCTCCCGATTGGGAAACGGCCTACATTACACGCACCAGTAAAGAAAAACGCTACAAAAAAGATAGCCTGCAAACCCACTATTCGTTTATCACGGTTGTTGATTTGAACCAATCAAAGAAAAACGAAAAGCCTTTTGCATTTAACAACCGGGAATATTCTGTGGGGCATGCAAGTATTTCGCCTGATGGAAAAACCTTGATTTTTGCCTCGGGAAACAATAACGGTTTTGGAGCCAGCGATTTATACATGTGTAAAATAAAAGATGGCGAGTGGACTGAACCCGAGAATTTAGGAGCAAATATTAACACATTCGGAAAAGAATATTTCCCCTTTCTGGCCAGCGAAACGACATTATATTTTGCATCAGACGGGCACATGGGTTACGGAGGCCTTGATATTTTTGTGTCGGAATTTAAGAATGGCCAATGGCAAAAACCGGAAAACTTAAAAGCACCGATAAACTCTTCGTATGACGATTTTGGTATCATGTTTTTAAATTCCGATTCAGGCTATTTTAGCTCCGACCGGCCTGGTGGTTTGGGAAGCGACGACATTTATAACTTTACAAACTTTAAGCTGATTCCCAATCCATAAAATGCGCTATTCTCATGTTCGGTTAAAGAATCAGCAAACACCTAAAGTATAAATAAATATTGGGGCACATTCCTTTTTTCAGATAACAAACTTTACCAGCCTGTCTTCAATCATTTGCTGCAACTGGCTTAGCAAAGCTTTTTCATGTCTGTCAATGTAACCGTCTTCAGTGGCAATGTGCAATATTTTGTCGTACTCATCGCGCGTAATTTTGTGGTCTTCAATGGCCTTTTCAATCATTTCCTTTAAACGGATTGAGCTTTCGCTTACTTCTTCATTCATCTGCGTACTATTTAATGTTGTTTTTTATCAAATCCTAACCTAATAAACTTATTTTCTAAATGTAGAAATTCAATTTATGATTTACAAGCACTTTATTCTCAAACCATATTTCATTCACGCACAATTTTTTACACTACATATCCCTCAAATACCAAAATCATAAAAACCGTTAAAATCTTTGTTTTTCTTCAATAAGCACGTACAAATTGTACCTTTGCACGTTATTTTACACGCAAATGAATATAAAAACAGATAAAGTTGGGATTATAGGAAGCGGCAGCTGGGCTACGGCTCTTGCTAAAATTCTGTTGGAAAACGTAAATGAAATTAACTGGTATTTCCGAAAGCAATCAACCATTGAAACGTTTAAAAAAACGAAACACAATCCGCGCTATTTAGACGAGGTTGAATTTGATACTTCCAAAATTAATTTTTGCGATAATATAAACTGTGTTGTTTCCTCTTCCGATATTCTTATAATTGCTGTTCCATCGGCATTCCTTCCGACAGTTCTTGCTGATGTTGAAGATCTTTCGGGAAAATATATTCTATCAGGGGTAAAAGGGATTGTTACTGAAGAAAACCTTTTGGTAGCCGAATATTTGCAAAAATATTTTAATGTTGATAACGACAGGATTGGTGTTTTGGCCGGTCCGTGCCATGCCGAAGAGGTTGCACGCGAAAAGCTGTCGTATCTAACCGTGGCTTGCACTACCGAAGAAAAAGCCATAAAATTTACCCAGCTTATTGAATGCGATTACATTTATACATCGGCATCAGATGATATTTGGGGAACCGAATACGCTGCAGTACTGAAAAATATTATTGCAATAGCCGCCGGAATTGCTCACGGACAGCGTTTTGGCGATAACTTTCATGCAGTTCTTATTTCGCGGGCTATCCAGGAAATGAAACGTTTTGTTGATAAAGT
It contains:
- a CDS encoding type IX secretion system membrane protein PorP/SprF, translating into MKRIIIFNIFLLISVVAFSQQDPLFSQYTFNKLLVNPGYAGSRDGLNITLVNRAQWVSIEGAPNTLTLSAHAAGKNNRVGLGFYLNRDVLGPTVNNSFMGTYSYKILMDNSFFAFGLQGGVNYFDYDYSQMNLRDDDYLFDPSNIKKVTPDVNFGVYYQTPKFFAGLSSKHLLENDYGFVFKNDKTSFTRLTRHFYFMTGAVWELAENIRFRPSTLIKFASGAPLQIDINGSFLFKNSFLIGASFRTEKALAVMAELALTEAIRLGYSYDVYFNELQLHNYGSHEIRLAFDINIFEPRMITPRYF
- a CDS encoding tetratricopeptide repeat protein is translated as MKHLRHFVLLLLLVFSCQFLFAQIKTANRLYAQLKYNKAIPFYLKTVNGKKDAYKKEATIKLADCYRLTNNHNLAVEWYEKAKVYIDSDLEVALNYGIVLRTMGRYNEASKYFEQYLAGNPQNIEAKHYKDYCLQIEEWLKLPESAVYKNEKILNSKYSDFSPIPYKNGLVIVSDRMVDQLDNHNYSWTGNGYLDLYFSWHNDEGNLTTPVILSKTFNQSFHDGPVCFSPDWETAYITRTSKEKRYKKDSLQTHYSFITVVDLNQSKKNEKPFAFNNREYSVGHASISPDGKTLIFASGNNNGFGASDLYMCKIKDGEWTEPENLGANINTFGKEYFPFLASETTLYFASDGHMGYGGLDIFVSEFKNGQWQKPENLKAPINSSYDDFGIMFLNSDSGYFSSDRPGGLGSDDIYNFTNFKLIPNP
- a CDS encoding NAD(P)H-dependent glycerol-3-phosphate dehydrogenase, encoding MNIKTDKVGIIGSGSWATALAKILLENVNEINWYFRKQSTIETFKKTKHNPRYLDEVEFDTSKINFCDNINCVVSSSDILIIAVPSAFLPTVLADVEDLSGKYILSGVKGIVTEENLLVAEYLQKYFNVDNDRIGVLAGPCHAEEVAREKLSYLTVACTTEEKAIKFTQLIECDYIYTSASDDIWGTEYAAVLKNIIAIAAGIAHGQRFGDNFHAVLISRAIQEMKRFVDKVHPINRDIKAPAYLGDLMVTAYSQFSRNRTFGTMIGKGYSVKAAQLELNMVAEGYYASQSIHQINEKHQVDMPICEAVYDILYNKIPPHKVFAELTRKLC